DNA from Brassica napus cultivar Da-Ae chromosome C4, Da-Ae, whole genome shotgun sequence:
TGGAGACGATGATGAGCAGAGGCAAGTCATCGGAGGTTGTCCGGTGGGAGAAGTATCTTCCGACGACGGTGCTTAGGGTTTTGCTTGTCGAATCCGATGATTCAACTCGCCAAATCATCACCGCCCTTCTTCAGAAATGCTCTTACAAAGGTCATTGCTTTACTCTGTTTTTCAAAGTTTCCGTCTTTGTCTTGATTTTGAACTCAAAAGTATGTTCGGTCTTAATCTTAATCTGTTACAAGTATTATGTTCGGTCTGTGAATTATTTGTTCATTGTCTTAAATCTGTTTCAAGTGTCTGTTCTGGTCTGTGAATTATGTGTTCATTGTCTTATCTGTTTCAAGTTTCGATCTTTATGTCTTAATTATGAAGTTACAAGTATGTTCGGTCTgttaatttgtttgtttattgtCTTAATCTGTTTCAAGTTTCGATCTTTATGTCttaattttgaagttacaagTATGTTCTTTTGTCTGTGAAACTAAACTCGGGTCTTGTTTTGGTTTCGAAACAGTTGTGGCCGTCTCCGATGGTTTAGCTGCGTGGGAGACTCTAAAGGAGAAGACACATAACATCGACCTAATACTAACGGAGCTGGATTTGCCAGCTATATCCGGATTTGCGCTACTCGCTTTGGTGATGGAGCATGAAGCTTGCAAGCACATCCCTGTCATAAGTACGATGTTGGTGATCCCCTAAGTCCgttcttttgtaaaaaaaaaagctttctctttagttttttgttgttctgatgattttatttgttttcttctagTGATGTCGTCGCAAGATTCGACGACGATGGTGTTGAAGTGTATGCTTAGAGGTGCTGCTGATTATCTGATTAAGCCCATGAGGAAAAACGAGTTGAAGAATCTATGGCAACATGTCTGGAGACGACTTACTGTAAGTTCATTTCGTTATGTTGAATTAATTTTAAGCTTGAACGgacttataataaatttttttttggttatgaaTCAGTTGCGTGGTGATCATACTGCTAATGGTCCTAGCTTACCAGCTTCGCAGCAGAACGTTGAAGACAATGATGAAACTTGTGCAGATTCAAGATATCATTCTGATCATGGAAGTGGTTCTCAGGCTATCAGCGACAACGGTGAGGATAAGCTGATGGCGGATGTCAAACCGGTGGTTGAATCTTTTGATGTGACAATGGATTTGATCGGTGGGATAGACAAACGGACTGAGTGTTTCTACGGAGACAACACCGGTGAGCAGCATGTTGGGCCCGAGCTTGGGCTTTCTCTGAAGAGATCTTGCTCTGGAAGAAGTTTGGAGAAGAACCAAGATGAAAGCAAGCATCAGAAGATTAGCCTCTCTGATGCATCAGCCTTCTCACGGTTTGTGTTCTTGCTTGCAAATTTTATATAACGTCTCAGTTTATAGATTAGTGTTTTAATGAATAGCATTAGATTAACGTGCAGATACGAGAACGGGAAGGCAGGAGGAGAGAAAGCAGTTGTTGTTGCTGTAGAGGCAAGTAGTTCAGCTGAGCCCAAGACACCAAGCGAATCACATGAAAAGCTGTTAAGATGTGATCACGGAAGCGCTACAACGAGCAGCAACCATGAGAACATTGGATCATCAAGCGTAAGCGGACAAAACCAGTTTATTCAGTCCGGGAAGCAAGAATCTCTCTTTCCAGTAGAATCAAACCGCCTGAAGGCGAGCAAGGAAGTGGAAGTTGGTTCTCAGAGCACCAACGAGGGGACAGTAACAGCAGGAGGACAAAGTAGGAGCAGCAGCACGAGAGAGAAagcaaaagaggaagaagaagaaggtgaaggTGAAGGTGAAGGTGGTGTCACTGCCCAGCAACGCAAGAGTGAGAGAGAAGCTGCGCTGATGAAGTTCcggatgaagaagaaagatcgATGCTTTGGTAAAAAGGTAGGAGACTCATAATCTTTTGCTATATTACAAGATGAAAAACTGATGATGTTGATTACTGCAGGTAAGATATGAGAGCAGGAAGAAGCTAGCAGAGCAGCGTCCAAGAGTGAAAGGCCAGTTCGTGCGTGCTGTGAACTCAGATGCGTCTACTACTAAATAATGCCTGGCAGCCCAACAAGAGAAGTTTCCCACAGTAAAAGGCCCAGTTAGAGAGACTTTTTTTAGATTTGTTGTAATATTAAGTGTGGCTTATTTGTATTCCAGTGTTACTGCTCAGTTCTCAGCAAATCTAAGAAAATTGGGGTAACTATTCCACTTGCTGTATATACTACTATTAGATAGATCATCTCTATTATCTGCGAATGATCAAAGCTACGTTAAACCGTAACTCCAGATTTTctgcaagttttttttttccatattgaCTTAGCACTTAATGTAAGAGGACTATCAAGATCCCACaatattatcttcttctttttttccacTTAGATGGGTAGTATATGATTTGGACATTATTTTCATTGTGATTCAATTCAATGAATCCAAGCATTTTTCCAATTTTGTATTTATGCTACTTTTacaatttgttttcttcttcgaaccaataaaattatttcattaaTAAAGGGTGGAAAAGACCCAATCATTTGAGAGTAAACCAGGTAATTAAAAGAGCCCCGACCAATCATTCGGTTGGATTAGTAAAGTTGTGCCAGAAAGACAGGAGAGCAATAATTACGGTGTAATAAGTAGAGTGGCGATGCCACGTGTATATAAAATTGACCGTggaaaagaaacaagaagaaaacaaaaccattgagagaatagagagatctGGAAAGGAGGGAGGACACAAGGAGgataagagagaaaataaaaaggaCTCCGGAAAgacaaaaggaaaagagaagctGCCCATCTCTATCTCTCGTGGCCGCCctaatacttttatttatttataaaaggcTTCTTCCTTTTCCTTGACATTCTTTAAAGGGCGAGGAGGAGTAGTGAATCTATCAAACCGGCAACTTCAGCCtctcgactctctctctctctctggttaGTTCTTTTCTTTTACGTTTTGTTCCCTCTGTGTTTGCTACTTTGTTAGGATTCTTCTTCACGCTGCCATTTTAAACTATTAacctttttgttattattatttgggATCGAACTTGAAGAATCAGTCTTTGCTGATGATGCATACTTATATCTGTTACAGTGTTTCTA
Protein-coding regions in this window:
- the LOC106391972 gene encoding two-component response regulator-like APRR9 isoform X1, with the protein product MGEVVVLSSDEGTMETMMSRGKSSEVVRWEKYLPTTVLRVLLVESDDSTRQIITALLQKCSYKVVAVSDGLAAWETLKEKTHNIDLILTELDLPAISGFALLALVMEHEACKHIPVIMMSSQDSTTMVLKCMLRGAADYLIKPMRKNELKNLWQHVWRRLTLRGDHTANGPSLPASQQNVEDNDETCADSRYHSDHGSGSQAISDNGEDKLMADVKPVVESFDVTMDLIGGIDKRTECFYGDNTGEQHVGPELGLSLKRSCSGRSLEKNQDESKHQKISLSDASAFSRLTCRYENGKAGGEKAVVVAVEASSSAEPKTPSESHEKLLRCDHGSATTSSNHENIGSSSVSGQNQFIQSGKQESLFPVESNRLKASKEVEVGSQSTNEGTVTAGGQSRSSSTREKAKEEEEEGEGEGEGGVTAQQRKSEREAALMKFRMKKKDRCFGKKVRYESRKKLAEQRPRVKGQFVRAVNSDASTTK
- the LOC106391972 gene encoding two-component response regulator-like APRR9 isoform X2; the encoded protein is MGEVVVLSSDEGTMETMMSRGKSSEVVRWEKYLPTTVLRVLLVESDDSTRQIITALLQKCSYKVVAVSDGLAAWETLKEKTHNIDLILTELDLPAISGFALLALVMEHEACKHIPVIMMSSQDSTTMVLKCMLRGAADYLIKPMRKNELKNLWQHVWRRLTLRGDHTANGPSLPASQQNVEDNDETCADSRYHSDHGSGSQAISDNGEDKLMADVKPVVESFDVTMDLIGGIDKRTECFYGDNTGEQHVGPELGLSLKRSCSGRSLEKNQDESKHQKISLSDASAFSRYENGKAGGEKAVVVAVEASSSAEPKTPSESHEKLLRCDHGSATTSSNHENIGSSSVSGQNQFIQSGKQESLFPVESNRLKASKEVEVGSQSTNEGTVTAGGQSRSSSTREKAKEEEEEGEGEGEGGVTAQQRKSEREAALMKFRMKKKDRCFGKKVRYESRKKLAEQRPRVKGQFVRAVNSDASTTK
- the LOC106391972 gene encoding two-component response regulator-like APRR9 isoform X3, whose protein sequence is MSSQDSTTMVLKCMLRGAADYLIKPMRKNELKNLWQHVWRRLTLRGDHTANGPSLPASQQNVEDNDETCADSRYHSDHGSGSQAISDNGEDKLMADVKPVVESFDVTMDLIGGIDKRTECFYGDNTGEQHVGPELGLSLKRSCSGRSLEKNQDESKHQKISLSDASAFSRLTCRYENGKAGGEKAVVVAVEASSSAEPKTPSESHEKLLRCDHGSATTSSNHENIGSSSVSGQNQFIQSGKQESLFPVESNRLKASKEVEVGSQSTNEGTVTAGGQSRSSSTREKAKEEEEEGEGEGEGGVTAQQRKSEREAALMKFRMKKKDRCFGKKVRYESRKKLAEQRPRVKGQFVRAVNSDASTTK